In Brassica rapa cultivar Chiifu-401-42 chromosome A06, CAAS_Brap_v3.01, whole genome shotgun sequence, a single window of DNA contains:
- the LOC103874025 gene encoding phytosulfokines 5 — protein MAKFTAFFIIVALLLFSTLTYASARPISTSVYPEEISVEKLEQGEENCEGVGEEECVLIRRTLVAHTDYIYTQNHNHP, from the exons ATGGCGAAGTTCACAGCTTTCTTCATCATCGTCGCcctcctcctcttctccacGCTAACATACGCATCAGCCCGGCCCATTTCAACCTCCGTTTATCCAGAAGAAATCTCCGTCGAG AAACTAGAACAAGGAGAGGAAAACTGTGAAGGTGTTGGCGAAGAAGAGTGTGTCTTGATACGAAGAACTTTAGTTGCTCACACTGATTACATCTATACCCAAAACCACAATCATCCTTAA